The window CTATCTATACCTTTAGCTCTATTGGCTATCATATTTGGAGGTATCATGATCAATGCCAATAAAACTAATCCTAATAAAGAAGGCAGAGGCATGGCCATTGCTGGTCTTGTTCTTGGCATTATTACCATTGGATTAATAATTATATTATCTCTATTTGCTGCGTCAGGTGCTTATCAACTAAGTAATCTTATGTAAGATGAAGTTTTCTATTTTCTTAAATGTTGCCATTATTATTGCCTTATTGAGCATACTCATCATTTCTGTAATCGCTTATATTGAAGGAGACCTGGTCTATTTATCGGACCAGTTTATTATTGGCAAATGTGTGATTAAAGAGATGACAGGGTATGATTGCCCATCATGTGGCTTAACTAGAAGTTTTGTATCCATTGGTCACGGTCAGTTAGTAAAGTCTCTCCACTATAATATTGCCGGACTGCTTCTTTACATACTACTCATAAGTCAAATGATCAATAGCAGCTTATTTCTCATAAGAAAAAAATACAGTCCTCATTTAAGCCGTTTTAATTGGATCTTGGGCATCGGCACATGCATTATCCTTATCATAAATTGGATTTTGCACTTATTTTAACACACACACAAGGGTAAAGCTCACACAGCTTCACCCTTTTTTATGACAAGGGGACGTTTCGTCTGTCATATTCTATTACACTTCGATATTGAACTTCATCATCATCATACAACCTATCTGCTAGATTATCATTTTTTACAATTTTTCATATAAAGCATTCTTTACTTAATTATGTAAATAATATTTTGTTTGCATTAGAAAATTATGTCTGATAATATGAATCATATATACATGTTTAATGATAAATGATAAGGAGGATCGTGTCATGGCTAATGTATTAAGTTATAACAATGTTCAAGAATTGCGTTTTGCAATAAAATCCTATAATGACTATATGTCAGAAATACCAGATGATTTTATGGTTCTTAAAGAACATCTACAAGGTTTAACACAAAAACAATTTTGTATAGCCTTTAAAGCTTTAAGAGATCTGGTGATACATATGTATACCTATCTAGAAAAACACCCAGAAGCAATAGGCTTATTGGCTAAGCATAAAAAAAGTGGTGAAATGAAAATCCAAACATCACAAAATATAAGCAGCATCAAGAAAATTATCTATACAATTGGTCTCACATCCAAATTAGAAAATAATACACTATGCGTAGATATGAAAGCCTTTCGAGAAAGTTATGCCGTATTTTACTCAAATAGTTCCACTGCATTAACTGATAAAATTAAAACCATTGATAGCGAGACATTTGATAAATTTTATAGCACTAAACATGTATCATCTATTTTTAAGTATTTGACTGCTTTTGGTTTTGTAATTGATGGGTTTATAGAAGATAAAAAATTTAGTGAGCTACAGCAACTGGAGATAACCTTCCCCAGTAATCCACCTATTATCAACATCATCAAAGCATTTTCTAGACCTTGCATATGCCGTATTAGTTTTGGCTTTGACTATGCCAAATTTAATTATCGTATATTTGCACATGGTATACACGCAACAATTCCCATGGAAGATTTATATAGTGTTTGCCTTTTACCTGAAGAACACCAGAATTTCTTACTTTTACTCAACAAATCATTAGAAAAAAAGAACATACGCTATGGTAAATGTGAAAAAGGTTGGTACCATGGTACATTACCATGTCAATATAACTATCGCAATAAGGTGAGAGTTCTTCAAAATATGGAACATGGCATTTTACCTCACCTTGTGCTTGATTTTCGAAATAAAATAGATAAAGGGACAACGTTAATCGAAAGCATCCCAAAAGAATATCGCTCAAATATTCCTCAATGTCGAGGATGTCGAAAAAATTGTCCCACCCGAACCATGATTACTGCTGATGGAAAGAAGTATGCCCTATGCCATGGTCAATGGTGGCATTTACCTTTAATAGATGGTTCTATTGATTTTATAATGCAGGCTTTAAGTATGTAATTCTCAACTGATAGGGGTTATGCATTGACGGAATGTACGATGCAGCACCTCTATTATTATGCCAAACTACATGGTCCCCCTTGTGAGATTATGACAAACGAAACGTCCCCTTGTCAGGTTTTTTCTTACACTACATTATCCTTTTACCCCACCAGCAGTTAATCCTGCCACCATGTATTTTTGACAAAATAAGAACAAGAATAAGATGGGTAATGTTGCTACTACACTAACCGTCATTACATTAGCCCAATCATAAGCAAACTCTCCAAGATATCGTATGGAAATTCCTGAAGGTAATGTTCTTAAGTGGTCCTTGTTGATCAATGTAATAGAATACAAAAAATCATCCCAAGATAATAAAAATGTATACATACCTACAGCTAAAAACCCCGGTTTTGATAAGGGGAATATAATACGAAACAATATACCAAATCGACTGCATCCATCTATTTTTGCGGCTTCTTCAAGTGAAATGGATATCTCATCAAAAAATCCTTTAATCATCCATATACAAAAAGGTAATGATGCTGTTGTTATGGCTATGACAAGCCCAAAATGGGTGTTTAGTAAGTGGTATTGATTGTATATTGAATAGAGTGATATTAACAATGAAATAACTGGAAACATTTGCGTCGATAAGATGAGCATTAGGCATGTGTTCTTTCCTTTAAATGAGTATCTTGAAAAGCCATACCCTGCGAACATAGAGGCTATCATACAAATGAAAGTTGTACTAAAAGCTACTTTAATGCTATTGGTGTAATAGGTTATAAAATAGTTTTCTTGTAAGAGCTTCACGTAATTCTCTGGTGTTGGGTTTAATGGGAGCCATTCTGGTGGTAACTTAAATATGGCACGCATATCCTTGAGTGACGTGCTAATCATCCAATAAAAAGGAAATAATAAAAAAATCAAAAATAAAATAAGACAACTAATGGTTATTATTTTATTGAATTTACTCATTTTCTTCAATGTTTTACCTCCCTATTTTTCTGTCAGTAATTTATTGTAAATAGCTGATATTATCATAAGTATTATGAGCCATAATGTCCCAATTGCAGCACCTTTTCCTATATCCAGTTCAATAAAGGACGTCTGATAACTCAATACCGCAAGGGTTGTTGTTTTGTTCATAGGGCCACCAGCAGTCATAATCCAAAATAGAGGAAACATCTTAAAATTTTCTATAATAGCTACTAACGTTACTGTTTTAATCACATTCTTAAGAAAGGGTAAGGTTATGTGTCTAAACAATTGCCACTTATTCGCACCGTCTATGGTTCCTGCTTCGACCAATTCTTGAGGAATACTTTGCATGCCTGCCAAAAGCATGGTCGCCATAAAAGGTAACTGCCTCCATAAAGCTGCAACAATAACTGCTACTAATGCTAAGTTAGGATCTGCCACCCATTTTGTGGGTTCCGCTAAAATACCTATTTTCATCAACACATAATTCATCAATCCATAATCCGCCTGAAAAATCCACATCCAAAGTAAAGCCACAACAATTGTCGGCACAATCCAAGGGATCAATACAATGGACCTTAATACACGTCTTCCTCTAAACTCTTTATTAAGTAACAGTGATAGTAGCATACCAAGTACAAATTGTATACTGACAATTAACATAACATAGGTGACCGTAATTTTGAATGCGTGAAGAAATGCTCCCTCTGTTAAGACCTCCTGGTAATTCTTTAACCCATTAAAAACCGGGTTAGTCATATTGGTTAACGACAGATCAAAAAAACTCATATAGACGGACTTTAATATTGGAATAAATATTGAAAAGCATAATAACAATAAGGCAGGTGATAGTATGGTTATTAGAAATATTTTATCTTTTATACGTTCAGAAATACCATGTCTTAGTATTCGTTCCATATGTCATCGCTCCTTTGCAAGAAATTGGACTCAACTTTGAAGGGCTGCCTCATGCATAATACTCTTCCGGCTAGTTATCCTTGAGACAGCCCCTTCAATCCTTTATCTTCCTACCTTATATTACTCTAACAATCCTTTTAATTTATTATTCAGTTCTTCGATTACATCATCAACATTCGTATCTACCAGCATCACTTTTTGAAGTGCACCAGCTATCTCTAAAAACCCTTGTTCCATACCTTTATTATTAGGAGGTAATGCATGACTATGGTTATTTAATTGATCCACTAATATTTTGGCAATCTCATTATCATTCAGATCAGGGTCGGATGCGAATGACTTTCTTGCTGATAGCACATCATTGGATTGATGATATTTTGTAATCATTTCTTTATCGGTTATAAATTTAATAAAATCTGCGGCTACATCGGGATTTTTACAGTCTTTCGATATGACTAGCCCATGTGCTTCTCCAATGGAAACACTTTCACCTGTTGCATTATGTGGCACCAATGCTGCTCCCCATACTTTATCAAATGCTTCCCCCTTGCCACTAAGATTTCGATAAACAGCTTTTCCATAATATCCGTCCATATACATGCCCAAACGGCCAATTGAGAATAAGTTTCTCAGGTCCTTTAACTTAGCTGATGTAGGTGTTAAATCGTCATTGGCTAGTTTTTTGTAAAATGTAAACATGGCCTTTACTTCTGGTGTATTAATGTTTACGTTACCATCCTTATCATAGATAGATCCACCGAAACTATATAAGTTCCTTAAGGCTACTAGACCATTAATCGGTAATTTATCAGCGGCTTCACCAAAGCCATATATCTTATCCCCATTATCTGTCTTCAGCTTTGCAATCTTTTTGGCATATGCTATCATATCATCATAAGTCTTAGGTGGTGTTTCTGGATCTAATCCAGCTTGCTCAAATAATTCTTTATTCCAATATAAGATGTAAGGAGATGGCGCCCATGGCACACCCATCAGTTGGCCTCTGTATGTATAGTCATCTCGTAGTGATGTAATTAAATCATCCACATATGCTTTACCCAATAAATCATCAAGAGGCACAACAATATCCGAAGCAGCATATGTTGAAAACCATGCTGTATGTGTTTGAATGATATCAGGCGCATCATTGGATGCTGACATAATAAAGGTTTGCTTTTTGATATCACCAAAAGGAATACTGATATAGTCAATGGTAACATGAGGATTAATCTTTTTATATTCAGCTGCCATTGTTTCAAAAATATCTTTTGTAGAATCTTCACTAACACCCCAGGATGCAAATGTTAATGTTATATCTTTAAGATTCGTTTCGTTATTATCCAATGTATCCTTAGATGAATTATTCTCATTATCTATCTGCTTATTGTCTTCTTTTCTACTACACCCCACAAATATGTTCAAACATAACAATGTGATAAGAATGATTGATAGGTATTTCTTCATAATGTAATCCTCCATTATTCTATTTTAAATCAAACATCTGCAAATCTGATTATCAACCAACGGATCCTATTGGCTGCATAACCCTAGTATACAATCCCAATGTTTTATTGTCTATTTTCATATTTTTACCCGCTGTATGTATCTTTGCTTTTACATGATACATTCTTTACATCCATGTATAATTATTATGAAGCCCTTGTATAGGCTTCACATCTAGATAGATATATGTCATAATATCTATACATTGAACTGTCTATAATGGATGAATGTATCATGAACAATAATTGTTATCTTTGACATTTGGAGGTTAACTATGGCCAATAATCATCCCATTCACTTAATAAAACAACGCACTTTTATACTCTACTTTTTATCCTTTTTATTATCCATTGTGTTCTCCGTCATCATCCTAGGTATTGTCTCATATCAACTAACTGTGGGTTCCCTTGAGCATGAAATCATTAAGTCATCTTCCAATGCATTGCAGCAAACCAATGCCACATTAGTAAGCACTTTAAATGAAATCAATGATGTGACCTTTCAGATAGGACTTAATGGCAGTGTTTCAAATTATCTCTATAATACGGATAACCGATTTCTTCTAAACGCCATTCACGATACTATAAAAAGTTATAAACAATCTCATGACTATATTGAATCCATTGAATTATATGCAAAGCCAAATAAACATATTATATCGTCCATGGGAGCCACACAATTATTCAATAATCAAATATCATATCAGTGGATTGGCAAAATGGAAAACAGCAAGGCTCAGACAAAATGGCTTCTATCTGGACAACATATTAATTCTGAGTATAAAAAAATCAATATTATTTCATTTATTAGGAAACTACCCATAGGTTATAATCTTCGCCTTGGCTATATTACCTTGCATATTGACGAGCAAAGTATCTCCTCCATCATTAACACATTCAACATCCACGAAGATGCTCGGACTTACATGATTGATTCCACCAAAAGCATTATTTCTTCTTTGGATAAGTCTCTTATTAAGCAAGCAAACGACCAAGTTTTTATTGAGCGTATTGTCAATAATACAAAAATGGAAGGCCAACTCACCACCCCAAATGGTGAATCCCTTGTGTTTTATATCAAAAACAATGTAAACGATTGGATTATCATATCAGAAGTGCCTTATACTTATATCACCTACAAAACCAATAAGATTCTTTTTACAACACTCACATTATGCCTAGGCATTATTATACTTGGTATCATTGCAGCTTACTATTTATCCATTAGGCTCTATAAACCCATTATTAAGCTCATGGCTAAAGCCCATGTGGTTGATGCAGAACCTCAAGAAAATAGCAAAAATGAATTCTCTTATTTATCGGGTGTTTTTGATCATATTACCATTCATAATAAGAATCTTAAAAAAGATATCTTTTTAAGTGCACCAGCTCTCAAAGAAAAATTTGCTTATGATTTAATCCATCATAAATATACATCACTTGCAGATGTTAAAGAGCAAATTACCTTTCTTAAACTCCAGTTATCGCTTCATGATTATGTGGTTCTATTAATAGAAATCGATAATTTTGATGCTATCTTTGAGCATAACAATATCGAGGATATTAACCTGCATAAATTTGCAATGGACAATATTATCCATGAAATATTCATCAAGAACTATACCATACTTACTGTAGATGTGGATATGAAAAGACTCTGCCTTATTGTTAATGTGAATACCAATGAACACCTGCTCCATTGCGAAAACCTTTACAACTTGTCCAAAGAGCTCATACAGGTAATTTTAAGTATCTTGAAAATAGAAGTTACTGTTAGTATTGGTAATATATATGATAGTATTTTGCAACTGGACATGTCCTATAGAGAAGCTCATGATATTATGAACTATAAGATTGTCCTATCCAAAAACATCATGTTCTATGAGCACTATAATAATGATGTACGCATGAATTATCATTATCCCATACACACCATAAGCCATATCATTAATAATTTAAAGACTGGTGACGCTAACAAGATTGCTCGTTATCTGGATAAGATAACCGATGACATTAAGAAAAATTATAATCTCACTTATGAAAATATATATCGTATATTTAACCAAGTTATAGATTCGCTTATCCTGACATTGCAGGAGCTGCAAATACCTCTTGATAAAGTCCTTGGTGAAAATTATTTTATTTATAAAGAGTTGTCTAATCAGAAATCCATTGATAGCATTAATGATTGGTTGAAAGAGATATTCAGCAAATGCTGCCATTTTATTCATGCAAACAATCCTGACAGCAATCATTATGTGGAAAAAATTCGTTCATATATCAATAATAATTATAAAAAGGATATCTTCATCGATATCATTGCTGATTATGTCAACTTAAATGCCACCTACATGTGCCGCATCTTCAAACAAGAGACAGGTAAAACAGTATTAGAGTATATCACTGAAAAGAGAATGGAAGAAGGTAAAACTTTATTGATAAACACGGACTTAACGATTGGTGACATTGCTGGGAAACTTGGGTATAATAATGTCCATAGTTTCATGAGGCATTTTAAATCTGCTGAGGGCATTACACCAGGAAATTATAGAAAGATGGCCAGGTAACATGGTTTTTTTGTGTTAAAAAGATAATGTATGACAAACGAAACGTCCCCTTGTCAGGTTTTTTCTTCTTGACTCTACACATGCGTCATGGTTTATGATGACTATAAAAGGGGTGACGTATTTGAGTAAGTTAGTGGTCGTATTATGGCAAAAGAGAACCTTATTAATAGCATTATTCACTCTATGCATTAGTCGCGGTATACTAGTATTATGGTTGAACAAGGGTTATGCAGAACTCATTGATAATATCTTGAAAGGTTCTTATGACCTTATAAATAACACTGCAATGCTCATCGTGTGTGCTGGTATTGTTCAAGTTGTTGTTCTTGTAACGCAAAGTTTGATTTCATCTAAGCTGGCAGAGAAAACGGGATATGCTTTGAGAACGGATGCAATTGATGGTATACTAAAAAGTAATTATGTAACCGTCAATCATCTAAGTACTGGCGGAAGTCTGTCCAAATTAAACACGGATTTATCAGGTATAATCGAATGGATCAAAAATGAACTGTCCCCACTCCTATCCGATAGTCTATTAATGATTATTGTTCTGACAGCTTTATTGATGATGAATTGGAAATTAACAGTTGTTAGTTTCTTTCCCGTACCCTTCATTTCTATAGGTGCATATCTGTTAAGCAAACCTATTACGTCCATTGAAAAGAAGAAGAATCAGACTTTATCTGATGTAAACGTTATTGCCAAGAGTATAGTTGACGCTTTTTCTATTCTAAAAATTTTTCAAATGACACATAACTTATTATCTAAGATTGATAAGAAAATAAACCTGTCTATCCAATCGGAGATAAAGGCGAATAACATTCGAGCTAAATTAATGTCTATAAACGGCTTTCTCGCATACATACCTACATCTATCATGTGGGGTTATGGCGGTTACATGGTTATCAAGGGAAACCTTTCAGCTGGAACACTCCTTGCCTTTACCAATATGTCAAGCTTTGTTAGAAATCCACTTGTTAATCTACCTGCAAAAATATGTTCCATTAGAGCTTTTATGGCTAATACATCAAGATTAATGGATATGCTAACACAATTTAAGTCTGTTCATCATCATGGGAGGATTAAACAAGACATGACAAAAAAGAATGTTATCCAATTTCAAAATGTAAGTTTTGGGTATTCAAAAGAAACAAACAGTCTTCAGAACATAAGCTTTAAAATCTATAGAAACACTAACATTGCAGTAGTGGGCGAAAGTGGTTGTGGTAAAAGTACTATCTTGAAGTTAATATCCGGTTTATATCATCCAGATCAAGGAGAAATCTTGTTTTTTGGTGACAGTATTAGACATACACAGCTTGATCATGTAAGGAGTCAGATATCCTATATACCCCAAGACGCTCAGCTTTTTCCCATCAGTATCTTTGAAAACATAACCTGTGGTCATTCCATTAGTATGGATAGGGTGATGGATGCCTGCAAGGCTGCACAGCTTATGGATTTCTTAAACACGCTTCCTGATGGTATTTATACCAATATAGGTGAACATGGGAGTAGGTTGTCAGGAGGCGAACGTCAACGCATATCCATTGCAAGAGCAATTGCTAAGAATGCACCTGTATTTCTGATGGATGAAGCTACATCAGCACTAGATGGTGAAACGGAAGAAAAAGTTTTAAATTACTTTAATGGGCTAAAAAATGAGCATACCGTTATCTATGTCACACATAAAATCAAACATGCTGTAAATGCTGATTTAATACTCTGTATGAAGAATGGTCAACTATGTGAATCGGGTACCCATGATGACTTGTTACAGTCTAATGGTTATTATTCCAAACTGTTTATGCTGCAAAACATGCAAGAGGTGATCGCTCATGAAAAAGATTCTAAAGCAATATAATGATATCATACTATTTTTTGCTCACATGATTCCAGATAAAAAAAGACATGTCATAATAGCCTTTTTTGCTGGCTTATCAGACTCCTTTTTTAATTTACTGCTTGCGTTTATACTCAAAAATGTGTATGCATCTGTTACTGAAAGGAACATTGTATCCTTAAACCGAACAATACTCTTTTTTATACTTTTTATTGCAGGAATTTTCTTGTATAACTATGTGTGTTGGTGCTTACATGGAAGCTCTGTAGCAAAAATAAGTGGAACTATTAAAGGCTTCATTCTAAGTAAGCTCTGTTTACTGCGTTTATCTTCTATAGAAAACCATCATAGTGGTGATATAATATCCATCCTTACAAGTGATGTAAATCATTCTCAATTCTTATACGCCAATATTAGACTAATCTTAAGCAGCTTGTTGATGGGGATTATATCGACAGTTTTGGTTTTTAATACATCGCTATTCTTAGGCGTTATGATAGGGATATTA is drawn from Vallitalea pronyensis and contains these coding sequences:
- a CDS encoding carbohydrate ABC transporter permease, with product MSKFNKIITISCLILFLIFLLFPFYWMISTSLKDMRAIFKLPPEWLPLNPTPENYVKLLQENYFITYYTNSIKVAFSTTFICMIASMFAGYGFSRYSFKGKNTCLMLILSTQMFPVISLLISLYSIYNQYHLLNTHFGLVIAITTASLPFCIWMIKGFFDEISISLEEAAKIDGCSRFGILFRIIFPLSKPGFLAVGMYTFLLSWDDFLYSITLINKDHLRTLPSGISIRYLGEFAYDWANVMTVSVVATLPILFLFLFCQKYMVAGLTAGGVKG
- a CDS encoding ABC transporter transmembrane domain-containing protein — protein: MKKILKQYNDIILFFAHMIPDKKRHVIIAFFAGLSDSFFNLLLAFILKNVYASVTERNIVSLNRTILFFILFIAGIFLYNYVCWCLHGSSVAKISGTIKGFILSKLCLLRLSSIENHHSGDIISILTSDVNHSQFLYANIRLILSSLLMGIISTVLVFNTSLFLGVMIGILACIQLLINLFVVKPLQKQSSTIRENTKQMTMTFSDILENNMSIRIYCSQNFYMKISSQMSQRLYQSKIKLHRINAVILGINVCFGLLGYILVLILGSLLISANKLTIPDLLFVTQMRLMMVQGILKLGHYTVHMQPAITGMKKIMSFMDEAIEENI
- a CDS encoding DUF4190 domain-containing protein, coding for MSEINNPNQPVNNKGLAIASMVCGIVGIVTLCIVYLSIPLALLAIIFGGIMINANKTNPNKEGRGMAIAGLVLGIITIGLIIILSLFAASGAYQLSNLM
- a CDS encoding ABC transporter substrate-binding protein, whose translation is MKKYLSIILITLLCLNIFVGCSRKEDNKQIDNENNSSKDTLDNNETNLKDITLTFASWGVSEDSTKDIFETMAAEYKKINPHVTIDYISIPFGDIKKQTFIMSASNDAPDIIQTHTAWFSTYAASDIVVPLDDLLGKAYVDDLITSLRDDYTYRGQLMGVPWAPSPYILYWNKELFEQAGLDPETPPKTYDDMIAYAKKIAKLKTDNGDKIYGFGEAADKLPINGLVALRNLYSFGGSIYDKDGNVNINTPEVKAMFTFYKKLANDDLTPTSAKLKDLRNLFSIGRLGMYMDGYYGKAVYRNLSGKGEAFDKVWGAALVPHNATGESVSIGEAHGLVISKDCKNPDVAADFIKFITDKEMITKYHQSNDVLSARKSFASDPDLNDNEIAKILVDQLNNHSHALPPNNKGMEQGFLEIAGALQKVMLVDTNVDDVIEELNNKLKGLLE
- a CDS encoding ABC transporter ATP-binding protein; translated protein: MSKLVVVLWQKRTLLIALFTLCISRGILVLWLNKGYAELIDNILKGSYDLINNTAMLIVCAGIVQVVVLVTQSLISSKLAEKTGYALRTDAIDGILKSNYVTVNHLSTGGSLSKLNTDLSGIIEWIKNELSPLLSDSLLMIIVLTALLMMNWKLTVVSFFPVPFISIGAYLLSKPITSIEKKKNQTLSDVNVIAKSIVDAFSILKIFQMTHNLLSKIDKKINLSIQSEIKANNIRAKLMSINGFLAYIPTSIMWGYGGYMVIKGNLSAGTLLAFTNMSSFVRNPLVNLPAKICSIRAFMANTSRLMDMLTQFKSVHHHGRIKQDMTKKNVIQFQNVSFGYSKETNSLQNISFKIYRNTNIAVVGESGCGKSTILKLISGLYHPDQGEILFFGDSIRHTQLDHVRSQISYIPQDAQLFPISIFENITCGHSISMDRVMDACKAAQLMDFLNTLPDGIYTNIGEHGSRLSGGERQRISIARAIAKNAPVFLMDEATSALDGETEEKVLNYFNGLKNEHTVIYVTHKIKHAVNADLILCMKNGQLCESGTHDDLLQSNGYYSKLFMLQNMQEVIAHEKDSKAI
- a CDS encoding AraC family transcriptional regulator, whose translation is MANNHPIHLIKQRTFILYFLSFLLSIVFSVIILGIVSYQLTVGSLEHEIIKSSSNALQQTNATLVSTLNEINDVTFQIGLNGSVSNYLYNTDNRFLLNAIHDTIKSYKQSHDYIESIELYAKPNKHIISSMGATQLFNNQISYQWIGKMENSKAQTKWLLSGQHINSEYKKINIISFIRKLPIGYNLRLGYITLHIDEQSISSIINTFNIHEDARTYMIDSTKSIISSLDKSLIKQANDQVFIERIVNNTKMEGQLTTPNGESLVFYIKNNVNDWIIISEVPYTYITYKTNKILFTTLTLCLGIIILGIIAAYYLSIRLYKPIIKLMAKAHVVDAEPQENSKNEFSYLSGVFDHITIHNKNLKKDIFLSAPALKEKFAYDLIHHKYTSLADVKEQITFLKLQLSLHDYVVLLIEIDNFDAIFEHNNIEDINLHKFAMDNIIHEIFIKNYTILTVDVDMKRLCLIVNVNTNEHLLHCENLYNLSKELIQVILSILKIEVTVSIGNIYDSILQLDMSYREAHDIMNYKIVLSKNIMFYEHYNNDVRMNYHYPIHTISHIINNLKTGDANKIARYLDKITDDIKKNYNLTYENIYRIFNQVIDSLILTLQELQIPLDKVLGENYFIYKELSNQKSIDSINDWLKEIFSKCCHFIHANNPDSNHYVEKIRSYINNNYKKDIFIDIIADYVNLNATYMCRIFKQETGKTVLEYITEKRMEEGKTLLINTDLTIGDIAGKLGYNNVHSFMRHFKSAEGITPGNYRKMAR
- a CDS encoding DUF2752 domain-containing protein, with protein sequence MKFSIFLNVAIIIALLSILIISVIAYIEGDLVYLSDQFIIGKCVIKEMTGYDCPSCGLTRSFVSIGHGQLVKSLHYNIAGLLLYILLISQMINSSLFLIRKKYSPHLSRFNWILGIGTCIILIINWILHLF
- a CDS encoding carbohydrate ABC transporter permease, coding for MERILRHGISERIKDKIFLITILSPALLLLCFSIFIPILKSVYMSFFDLSLTNMTNPVFNGLKNYQEVLTEGAFLHAFKITVTYVMLIVSIQFVLGMLLSLLLNKEFRGRRVLRSIVLIPWIVPTIVVALLWMWIFQADYGLMNYVLMKIGILAEPTKWVADPNLALVAVIVAALWRQLPFMATMLLAGMQSIPQELVEAGTIDGANKWQLFRHITLPFLKNVIKTVTLVAIIENFKMFPLFWIMTAGGPMNKTTTLAVLSYQTSFIELDIGKGAAIGTLWLIILMIISAIYNKLLTEK